In the genome of Mytilus edulis chromosome 14, xbMytEdul2.2, whole genome shotgun sequence, the window TTGCAGTTCAAGTCTTTGTTGTTAAATTTAATGTATAACTGTGAACCATTCTTGTAACTTTTGATAAACAGCGGAGAACAGATGAAAACAAACTTGAAAACAGTGTTCATTAGATAAATCTTAGAGTAAACAGGTTTAAGTTGTACATTACACGACGTTTGGTGAGAATTATATGTTGTGCcgatatggtacaaataagtaaaGTGTATGTGTGATAAACAGAATACCTTTAACATCTGTTGATCTCTGTAATCTGGTGAATATATAAGTCAGCAGACAgcaataatataataatacatgtgtTCAATATAGTAGGCGGAAGTAGAAGAGAATCCTCGTGACGTCAGTCGTCCAGAGGTATTGCTTGGCTTACTGTAATATATGGACTGGTTCTTCTATGTATACATAAGCGGCACCACATCCGTCCCCTTCGTGTAGAATCAGTCACATATTTAAACTAAAGAATCAActtaaaaacaagtttaaataCAGCAAAGAATTTAACGCTAGTTCATAACTCTCTGAAGTTGCGGGTAATAGTTAGAGATGCAAATTAAAACACTCTGTATAAAATATTCAGTTGCTGTATAAAATCTTTAGTTGAAGAAACACAAAGTCATCCATGTATCAAAAGAAACGCATATACATATATCGGAACCTTCCTGGTACTGATAAAACTATTTACAGAATCCATCAAAAACTCTATTATTGAAAGATTGCTAACGAGGCCTAGGGTCCCAGTTAGCTGGCTCCTGTCTCAACTTTGGTATACCGTAGAATCTGAGGGCATTATCATTAGCCATCCAGTTTAAAATGTTCAACGGAATGTTTCTGCGCTGACTCACTGCCAAAGCAACATCTATCAAATTCCAGGGATGGTTCACCTCACAACATGACCTTGGCGAAAGATACGGGGCATCAGACTCAAGGATTAACTGATGTGGTAAGATCCTTGGGATCGCATCACTGTTTGTGTTCGTGTCCTTTAAAAACTTTCCCGTGATTCCAAACACAACATTTGGAAGGCTTTGCCATTCCCTCAATTCCTCTATACTACCATCAAAGCAATGGCGATGATAGTGCAATTCAGCAAACCCACTGCGAATGATGGCCAATACACGGGCTGCAGCATCACCATAAACTCTATCACGACAGTGCAAGATGACAGGCAACTGTCGGCGTTGTGCTATCTGCAGCATCTCCAACAAGGCCTTTTCCTGGCAGTCCCGCATTCGCTGCTGACATTGCTGTGGAGTGTGACACCGCTTGCATCCGCACTTGGTTGTGAAGTCAAGGCCTATTTCGCCGACTGCTACGCACTTGTAGTTTCCCAACAGGTGGTCCAAGTCCTCAAGTTGCTTGTGACTGACTCCTCTGGCAGCAATATGGGGATGTATTCCAAATGATACATACACTGACTTTGCAGCTCCAACTTGTACTGACCAGCTGTCCCAATGTTCTGGGAAGACATAATTAGCAACTCCGTAGTAAAAGGTGTTGTTGTACTCAGCCGGAGAGTACGTGAGCTCATATGCAAAAATGTGTTGAAATGTAGTCTCTTGAGGATGAGATCTAAATGGAAATGACTGTCTACAAACACAAATGGCTCTAGAAGTACTGGCACAGTGTCCACAATCCATGCACCCTCGTAAGTAACGAACTTATCGCATGACAAAAAGAGACTGTTGTTGAGCAGGTCCCACTCTGCGTAATAGGCTA includes:
- the LOC139503961 gene encoding 3'-5' ssDNA/RNA exonuclease TatD-like translates to MDCGHCASTSRAICVCRQSFPFRSHPQETTFQHIFAYELTYSPAEYNNTFYYGVANYVFPEHWDSWSVQVGAAKSVYVSFGIHPHIAARGVSHKQLEDLDHLLGNYKCVAVGEIGLDFTTKCGCKRCHTPQQCQQRMRDCQEKALLEMLQIAQRRQLPVILHCRDRVYGDAAARVLAIIRSGFAELHYHRHCFDGSIEELREWQSLPNVVFGITGKFLKDTNTNSDAIPRILPHQLILESDAPYLSPRSCCEVNHPWNLIDVALAVSQRRNIPLNILNWMANDNALRFYGIPKLRQEPANWDPRPR